The Streptomyces laurentii genome contains a region encoding:
- a CDS encoding integral membrane protein (Domain of unknown function (DUF820). This family consists of hypothetical proteins that are greatly expanded in cyanobacteria. The proteins are found sporadically in other bacteria. They have been predicted to belong to the PD-(D/E)xK superfamily of...; cd06260;~identified by MetaGeneAnnotator; putative;~integral membrane protein [Streptomyces sp. SPB78];~putative active site [active]), with amino-acid sequence MAMALPVPGDEFPGYDVGDYEGASVEQTFELFSAVAPKGWRVELTEGEIKVVPPANGDHEEIVSEMSGQVRDQDKRMGRYTNVGLCLPDGSKVIPDLVIAPKGSYSDREDWHAPSAVLLVAEITSTSTAGRDRVQKLRGYARAGIPVYLVVDRDAGEITVHSRPQDDHYTRRTVHDLGAVVPLPDPLGFVFDTSEF; translated from the coding sequence ATGGCAATGGCGCTGCCAGTACCGGGTGACGAGTTCCCGGGTTACGACGTGGGTGACTACGAGGGTGCGTCCGTCGAGCAGACCTTCGAGCTGTTCAGTGCGGTGGCTCCCAAGGGCTGGCGCGTGGAGCTGACCGAAGGCGAGATCAAGGTGGTACCACCCGCGAACGGCGATCACGAAGAGATCGTCTCGGAAATGAGCGGCCAGGTTCGCGATCAGGACAAAAGGATGGGGCGGTACACCAACGTCGGCCTTTGTCTGCCTGATGGTTCCAAGGTCATTCCTGATCTCGTCATCGCCCCCAAGGGCAGCTACTCCGACCGGGAAGACTGGCACGCTCCTTCCGCCGTCCTGCTTGTCGCGGAGATCACCTCCACGTCGACCGCCGGTCGCGACCGTGTCCAGAAGCTCCGTGGCTACGCCCGGGCCGGTATTCCGGTGTACCTGGTCGTCGATCGCGACGCGGGCGAGATCACCGTCCACTCCCGCCCCCAGGACGACCACTACACGCGCCGGACCGTCCACGACCTGGGGGCAGTGGTTCCCCTTCCTGATCCCCTCGGCTTCGTGTTCGACACCTCGGAGTTCTGA
- a CDS encoding integral membrane protein (Protease prsW family; cl15823;~identified by MetaGeneAnnotator; putative;~integral membrane protein [Streptomyces clavuligerus ATCC27064]), whose product MSSNPITGSAPTPLGEAGGTAAPPAFPAPTTALSPAPAPVPTREGEQPDFGAVPPRAKWRYKPRRVWRSRLVRGITVITVLALCGLVILGLVREETGTEGFLVGLGLAVLPVPLLITAFRWLDRVEPAPWKNLLFALAWGAFASTLIAIFANSFAVEWISSATADPDSADALGATAVAPFVEETAKGAAVLLLFLFRRRDFNGPVDGLVYAGFTATGFAFTENILYLGNAFGEDQDGGSAGVGSVTVGTFVVRVVLSPFAHPLFTSLTGLGLGFAALLATTARARRVRMTLLPLGGLILAMGMHALWNGSATFHPMAFILVYGMFMVPVFALLTWLAIWSRQQELRTISAELPAYAAAGWLAPDEPLALSSMRARSMARAFAGRGHGKPAARAVGEYEAFATTLAFLRHRVGRGQAVPDFAAREQELLHHLWQRRPLASPALTYAARATGRVWTPPQYLDYGGYNPYRS is encoded by the coding sequence GTGTCCTCGAACCCGATCACCGGATCCGCGCCCACGCCGCTCGGCGAGGCCGGCGGCACGGCCGCCCCGCCGGCCTTCCCCGCGCCCACGACCGCGCTGTCGCCCGCTCCCGCTCCCGTGCCCACGCGGGAGGGGGAGCAGCCGGACTTCGGCGCCGTACCGCCGCGCGCCAAGTGGCGCTACAAACCGCGCCGGGTCTGGCGCAGCCGGCTGGTCCGGGGCATCACCGTGATCACCGTGCTCGCGCTGTGCGGCCTGGTGATCCTCGGGCTGGTGCGGGAGGAGACCGGCACCGAGGGCTTCCTCGTCGGACTCGGCCTCGCCGTGCTGCCGGTGCCGCTGCTGATCACGGCGTTCCGCTGGCTCGACCGGGTCGAGCCGGCCCCCTGGAAGAACCTGCTGTTCGCGCTCGCCTGGGGCGCGTTCGCCTCCACGCTGATCGCGATCTTCGCCAACTCCTTCGCCGTGGAGTGGATATCCAGCGCCACGGCCGACCCCGACTCGGCGGACGCCCTCGGCGCGACCGCCGTCGCCCCGTTCGTGGAGGAGACCGCGAAGGGCGCCGCCGTCCTGCTGCTCTTCCTCTTCCGCCGCAGGGACTTCAACGGTCCGGTCGACGGTCTCGTCTACGCCGGCTTCACCGCCACCGGCTTCGCCTTCACCGAGAACATCCTCTATCTCGGCAACGCCTTCGGCGAGGACCAGGACGGCGGCTCGGCGGGCGTCGGCTCGGTCACCGTGGGCACGTTCGTCGTCCGGGTCGTCCTGTCCCCGTTCGCGCACCCGCTGTTCACCTCGCTCACCGGCCTCGGGCTCGGCTTCGCCGCCCTGCTCGCGACCACCGCCCGGGCCCGCCGCGTCCGCATGACGCTGCTGCCGCTGGGCGGACTGATCCTGGCGATGGGGATGCACGCGCTGTGGAACGGGTCGGCGACCTTCCACCCGATGGCGTTCATCCTGGTCTACGGGATGTTCATGGTGCCGGTGTTCGCCCTGCTGACCTGGCTGGCGATCTGGAGCCGGCAGCAGGAGCTGCGCACCATATCCGCCGAACTCCCGGCCTACGCGGCGGCGGGCTGGCTCGCCCCGGACGAGCCGCTCGCGCTCTCCTCGATGCGGGCCCGCTCGATGGCCCGCGCGTTCGCCGGCCGCGGCCATGGCAAGCCGGCCGCGCGGGCCGTCGGCGAGTACGAGGCGTTCGCGACGACCCTGGCGTTCCTGCGCCACCGGGTCGGACGCGGCCAGGCGGTGCCGGACTTCGCGGCCCGCGAGCAGGAGCTGCTGCACCACCTGTGGCAGCGCCGCCCGCTCGCCTCACCCGCGCTGACGTACGCGGCCCGGGCCACCGGGCGGGTCTGGACGCCGCCGCAGTATCTGGACTACGGCGGCTACAACCCGTACCGCAGCTGA
- a CDS encoding asparagine synthase (Glutamine amidotransferases class-II (GATase). The glutaminase domain catalyzes an amide nitrogen transfer from glutamine to the appropriate substrate. In this process, glutamine is hydrolyzed to glutamic acid and ammonia. This domain is related to...; cl00319;~PFAM: asparagine synthase; KEGG: sgr:SGR_3903 hypothetical protein;~asparagine synthase [Streptomyces flavogriseus ATCC33331];~identified by MetaGeneAnnotator; putative) translates to MRWLVGWSSVAARSGTPYLAPPGSAGTVGDPADGLSVQPVGAQLLWEDPDPLWAVGDWRPDEVRLVDLDAHTRMAVLGCCAASDDELRRGLLTARGGALRHLTAWPGSYTAVVKAGRRVTVTGDLAGARPVFHTPWADGTAYGTAALPLADLTEAQLDIGHLAALLACPETPEALRDSTPYEGVRRVPPGHALILREGAREIAGHEPVASLAVAAPEADARQAVEAVRDALVGAVRARLTAPRHAPDARLPDPGPVPGMGPADRRAARGGAPTPGIGADLSGGSASGTLALLAAGLPGVPGTILGHGAGAGERLLAVTFNDLAAPAGTEGRDELARAREIAANPRLRHVVVAAGEEALPYTGLDGPLTDEPAPCLVAAERHRRRLAGGSADHFTGFGARQVLDAHPARLADLLMDRRRRSLVRPVTALARATGPSAGALLVPLTVYRAARRLARTPYRAGLEAAATRVLEANRAPDPAYGPLEASLSALAWSRPGPAARWLTGEALAEVSVRLNRAATLPASVQRPGEARARAALARAAADHRVLEQAAEIRGQRLHAPFLDNQVVRACRDLPESLRVQPDARATVLRTVLADTGIHDLPPGWGAPHPAVPAAATRAGLRAALPHLLALFDAPLLADAGLVEARVVRRALRAAADGEQVPLDGLADLVSTELWLTRLLARRGSCWTGTAAPRHRAVPGPLVPAGRSLPA, encoded by the coding sequence ATGCGGTGGCTGGTGGGCTGGAGCAGTGTCGCCGCGCGCTCCGGCACCCCGTACCTGGCACCACCCGGCTCCGCCGGCACCGTCGGCGACCCCGCCGACGGGCTCAGCGTGCAGCCCGTCGGCGCGCAACTCCTGTGGGAGGACCCCGATCCGCTGTGGGCGGTCGGGGACTGGCGGCCCGACGAGGTCCGCCTGGTCGACCTCGACGCGCACACCCGGATGGCCGTGCTCGGCTGCTGCGCGGCGAGCGACGACGAGCTCCGGCGCGGGCTGCTCACCGCGCGCGGGGGCGCACTGCGGCACCTGACGGCGTGGCCCGGCAGCTACACGGCCGTGGTCAAAGCGGGACGCCGCGTCACCGTCACCGGCGATCTCGCGGGCGCCCGGCCGGTGTTCCACACCCCCTGGGCGGACGGTACGGCCTACGGCACCGCCGCGTTGCCGCTCGCCGACCTCACCGAGGCCCAGCTCGACATCGGACACCTCGCCGCCCTCCTCGCCTGCCCCGAGACCCCCGAGGCGCTGCGCGACTCCACCCCCTACGAGGGCGTGCGACGGGTCCCGCCCGGCCACGCCCTGATCCTGCGCGAGGGCGCCCGCGAGATCGCCGGCCACGAACCGGTCGCCTCGCTCGCCGTCGCCGCGCCCGAGGCCGACGCCCGCCAGGCGGTGGAAGCCGTACGGGACGCACTCGTCGGAGCCGTGCGGGCCCGGCTCACCGCGCCGCGCCACGCCCCCGACGCACGGCTGCCCGACCCCGGCCCGGTGCCCGGCATGGGCCCCGCCGACCGGCGCGCCGCACGCGGCGGCGCCCCCACCCCCGGCATCGGCGCCGACCTGTCCGGCGGCAGCGCCTCCGGCACCCTCGCCCTGCTCGCGGCCGGCCTGCCCGGCGTCCCCGGCACGATCCTGGGCCACGGCGCGGGCGCGGGCGAACGCCTGCTCGCCGTCACCTTCAACGACCTGGCCGCGCCCGCCGGCACCGAGGGCCGCGACGAACTCGCCCGCGCCCGCGAGATCGCCGCCAACCCGCGGCTGCGCCACGTGGTCGTCGCGGCCGGCGAGGAGGCGCTGCCGTACACGGGCCTCGACGGGCCGCTCACCGACGAACCCGCGCCCTGCCTGGTGGCCGCCGAACGGCACCGACGACGGCTCGCGGGCGGCAGCGCCGACCACTTCACCGGCTTCGGCGCCCGCCAGGTCCTCGACGCCCACCCGGCCCGTCTCGCCGACCTGCTGATGGACCGCCGGCGCCGCTCCCTGGTGCGCCCGGTGACCGCGCTGGCCCGCGCCACCGGTCCCTCGGCGGGCGCCCTGCTGGTACCGCTGACCGTGTACCGGGCGGCGCGGCGGCTCGCCCGTACGCCGTACCGCGCCGGCCTGGAGGCCGCCGCCACGCGCGTGTTGGAGGCCAACCGGGCACCCGATCCGGCCTACGGCCCGCTGGAGGCGTCGCTGTCCGCCCTGGCCTGGTCCCGGCCAGGCCCCGCGGCGCGCTGGCTGACGGGGGAGGCGCTGGCGGAAGTATCGGTTCGCCTCAACCGGGCGGCGACCCTGCCCGCCTCCGTCCAGCGCCCCGGCGAGGCACGCGCGCGTGCCGCCCTCGCCCGCGCCGCCGCCGACCACCGGGTCCTGGAACAGGCGGCGGAGATCCGCGGCCAGCGCCTGCACGCCCCGTTCCTCGACAACCAGGTCGTTCGGGCCTGCCGCGACCTCCCCGAATCGCTGCGGGTCCAGCCCGACGCCCGCGCCACGGTCCTGCGCACCGTCCTCGCGGACACCGGCATCCACGACCTGCCGCCCGGCTGGGGCGCCCCGCACCCGGCCGTCCCGGCCGCCGCCACCCGCGCCGGACTGCGCGCCGCCCTGCCCCACCTGCTCGCTCTCTTCGACGCGCCGCTCCTGGCCGACGCGGGCCTGGTCGAGGCCCGCGTGGTCCGCCGCGCCCTGCGCGCCGCCGCCGACGGCGAACAGGTCCCCCTCGACGGCCTCGCCGACCTCGTCTCCACCGAACTCTGGCTCACCCGCCTCCTGGCCCGCCGCGGCTCCTGCTGGACCGGCACCGCCGCACCCCGGCACCGCGCGGTCCCGGGGCCGTTGGTTCCGGCCGGGCGGTCGCTGCCGGCGTGA
- a CDS encoding hypothetical protein ygaF (Hypothetical protein YgaF [Streptomyces venezuelae ATCC10712];~Predicted dehydrogenase [General function prediction only];~hydroxyglutarate oxidase; Provisional;~identified by MetaGeneAnnotator; putative), which yields MARLSVGQCSMQGWEVALVSESDRFDCDVLVIGGGIVGLSTAYAISRAAPGTRVTVLEKEHAPARHQTGRNSGVIHSGIYYRPGSLKARFAVEGAAEMVKFCAEYGIPYEITGKLIVATAREELPRLHALVQRGRENGIPVRELGPAQISEYEPRVRGLAAIHVGTTGITDYGAVAARLAEASGARIVYGSAVTAIDRRPWGVAVRTAAGRVVRGRVLVNCAGLHCDRVARLAGDDPKMRIIPFRGEYYELTDPSLVRGLVYPVPDPAFPFLGVHLTRGIDGGVHVGPNAVPALAREGYGWPVVRPRDLADALAWPGSWAMARAHWRYGAGELRRSLSKRAFTEAVRRMLPLVEERDLRRAAPGVRAQAVLKDGTLVDDFLIRESARTVHVLNAPSPAATASLPIGREVAGRALALL from the coding sequence TTGGCCCGGTTGTCAGTGGGCCAGTGCAGTATGCAGGGGTGGGAGGTGGCGCTGGTGTCCGAATCGGACCGCTTTGACTGTGACGTGCTCGTGATCGGCGGCGGAATCGTCGGCCTGTCGACCGCGTACGCCATCAGCCGCGCGGCTCCGGGCACCCGGGTCACCGTCCTGGAGAAGGAACACGCCCCCGCCCGCCACCAGACCGGCCGCAACAGCGGCGTGATCCACAGCGGCATCTACTACCGTCCCGGCTCGCTCAAGGCCCGTTTCGCGGTCGAGGGCGCGGCCGAGATGGTCAAGTTCTGCGCCGAGTACGGGATTCCGTACGAGATCACCGGCAAGCTGATCGTCGCCACCGCGCGCGAGGAGCTGCCCCGGCTGCACGCGCTCGTCCAGCGCGGCCGGGAGAACGGGATCCCGGTGCGCGAGCTGGGCCCGGCGCAGATCAGCGAGTACGAGCCCCGGGTGCGGGGCCTGGCCGCGATCCACGTCGGCACCACCGGCATCACCGACTACGGGGCGGTGGCGGCCCGGCTCGCCGAGGCCTCCGGGGCCCGGATCGTCTACGGCTCGGCGGTCACCGCGATCGACCGGCGGCCCTGGGGCGTGGCGGTGCGCACCGCCGCCGGGCGCGTGGTGCGCGGGCGTGTCCTGGTGAACTGCGCCGGGCTCCACTGCGACCGGGTGGCCCGGCTCGCGGGCGACGACCCGAAGATGCGGATCATCCCCTTCCGCGGGGAGTACTACGAGCTGACCGACCCGTCCCTGGTGCGCGGCCTGGTCTATCCGGTACCCGACCCGGCCTTCCCGTTCCTCGGCGTCCACCTCACCCGGGGCATCGACGGCGGCGTGCACGTCGGGCCGAACGCGGTCCCGGCGCTCGCCCGCGAGGGGTACGGCTGGCCGGTCGTCCGCCCGCGCGATCTGGCCGACGCCCTCGCCTGGCCCGGCAGCTGGGCGATGGCCCGCGCGCACTGGCGGTACGGAGCGGGCGAACTGCGCCGCTCACTGTCCAAGCGCGCCTTCACCGAGGCGGTCCGGCGGATGCTGCCGCTCGTCGAGGAGCGCGATCTGCGGCGGGCGGCGCCGGGCGTGCGGGCGCAGGCGGTACTGAAGGACGGGACACTCGTCGACGACTTCCTCATCCGCGAGTCCGCGCGGACGGTGCACGTCCTCAACGCACCCTCGCCGGCGGCCACGGCGTCGCTGCCGATCGGCCGCGAGGTGGCGGGCCGGGCGCTGGCCCTGCTGTAG
- a CDS encoding sporulation associated protein (identified by MetaGeneAnnotator; putative;~sporulation associated protein [Streptomyces venezuelae ATCC10712]), with translation MSREQRGPNEKLGTVLALAGISNAGLARRVNDLGAQRGLTLRYDKTSVARWVSKGMVPQGAAPHLIAAAIGQKLGRPVPLHEIGLADADPAPEVGLAFPRDVGAAVRSATELYRLDSAGRRGGVGIWQSLAGSFSVSAYATPAQRWLITPADPSVERIAPRPASGPLDGPLALPGAGPGTVAAQTAGAAGAAENGEHARVGHSDVAKLREAAEDARRWDSKYGGGDWRSSMVPECLRVDAAPLLLGSYSDEVGRALFGATAELTRLAGWMAFDTGQQEAAQRYYIQALRLARAAADVPLGGYVLASMSLQATYRGFADEGVDLAQAALERNRGLATARTMSFFRLVEARAHAKAGDQAAASGALKSAEGWLERSREGDGDPTWLGFYSYDRFCADAAECYRDLKLPQEMRRFTAQALSRPTEEYVRSHGLRLVVSAVAELESGNLDAACAAGTRAVEVAGRISSARTTEYVRDLLHRLEPYGHEPRVMELRERARPLLVAPA, from the coding sequence ATGTCCAGGGAGCAACGCGGGCCGAACGAAAAGCTCGGCACGGTTCTCGCCCTCGCGGGAATCAGCAATGCCGGGCTCGCCCGGCGCGTCAACGACCTCGGCGCACAGCGGGGACTGACGCTTCGTTACGACAAGACGTCGGTGGCCCGCTGGGTGTCCAAAGGCATGGTGCCGCAAGGCGCCGCCCCGCATCTGATCGCCGCCGCCATCGGCCAGAAGCTCGGCCGGCCGGTGCCGCTGCACGAGATCGGGCTCGCCGACGCCGACCCCGCGCCCGAGGTGGGCCTCGCCTTCCCGCGCGACGTCGGAGCGGCGGTCCGCTCGGCGACCGAGCTGTACCGGCTGGACAGCGCGGGCCGGCGGGGCGGGGTCGGGATCTGGCAGTCGCTCGCCGGTTCGTTCTCGGTGAGCGCCTACGCGACGCCCGCGCAGCGCTGGCTCATCACGCCCGCCGACCCGTCGGTGGAACGGATCGCCCCGCGCCCGGCCTCCGGCCCGCTCGACGGTCCGCTCGCCCTTCCCGGCGCGGGTCCGGGGACGGTCGCGGCCCAGACCGCCGGCGCGGCCGGTGCCGCCGAGAACGGGGAGCACGCGCGCGTAGGCCACAGCGACGTCGCCAAACTCCGCGAGGCCGCCGAGGACGCCCGCCGCTGGGACTCCAAGTACGGCGGCGGCGACTGGCGCTCCTCGATGGTCCCCGAGTGCTTACGTGTCGACGCCGCGCCGCTGCTGCTCGGCTCCTACTCGGACGAGGTCGGCCGCGCCCTGTTCGGCGCGACCGCCGAGCTGACCCGGCTCGCCGGCTGGATGGCCTTCGACACCGGCCAGCAGGAGGCCGCCCAGCGCTACTACATCCAGGCGCTGCGGCTCGCCCGCGCCGCCGCCGACGTCCCGCTCGGTGGCTACGTCCTGGCCTCCATGTCGCTCCAGGCCACCTACCGGGGCTTCGCCGACGAGGGCGTCGACCTCGCCCAGGCGGCCCTCGAACGCAACAGGGGCCTGGCCACCGCCCGCACCATGTCGTTCTTCCGGCTCGTCGAGGCACGGGCGCACGCCAAGGCCGGCGACCAGGCCGCCGCCTCCGGCGCGCTCAAGTCCGCCGAGGGGTGGCTGGAGCGCTCCCGGGAGGGCGACGGCGACCCGACGTGGCTCGGCTTCTACTCGTACGACCGGTTCTGCGCCGACGCCGCCGAGTGCTACCGCGACCTGAAGCTGCCGCAGGAGATGCGCCGCTTCACCGCGCAGGCGCTGTCCCGGCCCACCGAGGAGTACGTGCGCTCGCACGGGCTTCGGCTCGTGGTGTCGGCGGTGGCCGAGCTGGAGTCCGGCAACCTGGACGCGGCCTGCGCCGCCGGTACGCGCGCGGTGGAGGTCGCGGGGCGGATCTCGTCGGCCCGGACCACCGAGTACGTACGGGATCTGCTGCACCGCCTCGAACCGTACGGGCACGAGCCGCGCGTCATGGAGCTGCGTGAGCGGGCCCGGCCGCTGCTCGTGGCCCCGGCGTGA
- a CDS encoding tRNA (guanine-N(7)-)-methyltransferase (identified by MetaGeneAnnotator; putative;~tRNA (guanine-N(7)-)-methyltransferase [Streptomyces albus J1074];~tRNA (guanine-N(7)-)-methyltransferase; Reviewed; PRK00121) has product MSEQPENIPHPAPEAQGEQRVRRGSQRFAPGEGPAPDPAGSHYERRIRSFQPRRSRVTTGQAEALLKRWPDWGLDIDGARVLDLDEMFGGLPVVLEIGFGMGEATAQMAAADPGTGILAVDVHTPGQGNLLGLADRNGLTNVRVANGDAIILLREMLPPESLAGCRVYFPDPWPKARHHKRRLIQPDFLTLLAPRLVKGGLLHCATDWEPYAEQMLEVLTAHPDFENTQADGGYAPRPGFRPLTRFEGQGLDKGHVVHDLLFHRV; this is encoded by the coding sequence GTGTCTGAGCAGCCAGAGAACATCCCGCACCCCGCACCCGAGGCCCAGGGCGAGCAGCGCGTACGCCGGGGCAGCCAGAGGTTCGCGCCGGGCGAGGGGCCCGCGCCCGACCCGGCGGGTTCGCACTACGAGCGCCGGATCCGCAGCTTCCAGCCGCGCCGCAGCCGGGTCACCACCGGTCAGGCCGAGGCGCTCCTGAAGCGCTGGCCGGACTGGGGCCTCGACATCGACGGCGCCCGCGTCCTCGACCTGGACGAGATGTTCGGCGGCCTTCCGGTCGTCCTGGAGATCGGCTTCGGCATGGGCGAGGCCACCGCGCAGATGGCCGCCGCCGACCCCGGCACCGGCATCCTCGCCGTGGACGTGCACACCCCCGGCCAGGGCAATCTGCTCGGTCTCGCCGACCGGAACGGCCTCACCAACGTCCGGGTCGCCAACGGCGACGCGATCATCCTGCTGCGCGAGATGCTGCCGCCCGAGTCGCTGGCCGGCTGCCGGGTCTACTTCCCGGACCCCTGGCCGAAGGCCCGCCACCACAAGCGGCGGCTGATCCAGCCCGACTTCCTGACCCTGCTCGCGCCCCGCCTGGTGAAGGGCGGGCTGCTGCACTGCGCCACGGACTGGGAGCCGTACGCGGAGCAGATGCTGGAGGTGCTGACCGCGCACCCCGACTTCGAGAACACCCAGGCCGACGGCGGCTACGCGCCCCGGCCCGGCTTCCGGCCGCTGACCCGCTTCGAGGGACAGGGACTGGACAAGGGGCACGTCGTCCACGACCTGCTTTTCCACAGGGTGTGA
- a CDS encoding signal transduction response regulator protein (Bacterial transcriptional activator domain; pfam03704;~Predicted ATPase [General function prediction only];~Signal transduction response regulator or Tetratric opeptide repeat-containing protein [Streptomyces venezuelae ATCC10712];~identified by MetaGeneAnnotator; putative) yields the protein MRYLILGATDALDSTGASLPLGGARLRALLAALALRGGRSATVAELVDDVYADEPPQDAPAALQALVGRLRRVLGRDAVASGPGGYRLVAAPEDIDLYVFERRFRDAGTRLDAGDPETAAALLRTALGLFRGPALADLPEPAGVRPEAQRLAALRRRVEADLRRGATTGLVPELAELTGAYPYDETFHAQLIRALRAEGRPADALAAYENARRTLADGLGADPGPELTALHAELLAGTPPRVPRPASPASTAPRPVPAPTHAHAHAPTPAPEPGNIRPRLTSFVGREPELAALQADLEHARLVTLTGPGGSGKTRLAEEAARQAAGPAAWIAELAPLDDPDAVPGAVLSALGLRETNLITTRDGVPLQDDPTARLVDHLADRPLLLVLDNCEHVVDAAAALAETLLARCPGLRILATSREPLGVPGETVRPVEPLPPAPPTGSSPNAPAPSVPASGPAPRPKAPTRPGARAAPTPWPPPAMTTSPSRRSAAVSTVCPSPSNLPPPGCGSSPRARSPTASTTVSFSSPPVPAPSCPASRPCAPSSTGPGTCSNRPSAICCARCPCLPAAGTSPPPRP from the coding sequence GTGCGGTATCTCATCCTCGGCGCCACCGACGCGCTCGACTCCACCGGCGCCTCCCTCCCCCTGGGCGGCGCACGGCTGCGCGCGCTGCTCGCCGCGCTCGCGCTGCGCGGCGGCCGGAGCGCGACCGTCGCCGAGCTGGTCGACGACGTGTACGCGGACGAGCCGCCGCAGGACGCGCCGGCCGCGCTGCAGGCCCTGGTCGGGCGGTTGCGGCGGGTGCTGGGCAGGGACGCCGTCGCGTCGGGGCCGGGCGGCTACCGGCTCGTGGCGGCGCCCGAGGACATCGACCTGTACGTGTTCGAGCGCCGGTTCCGCGATGCGGGCACCCGGCTCGACGCGGGCGACCCCGAGACCGCCGCCGCGCTGCTGCGGACCGCCCTCGGCCTGTTCCGCGGGCCCGCGCTCGCCGATCTGCCCGAGCCCGCGGGCGTACGTCCCGAGGCACAGCGGCTCGCCGCGCTCCGCCGCCGCGTCGAGGCCGACCTGCGGCGCGGCGCCACCACCGGACTCGTCCCCGAACTGGCCGAACTCACTGGCGCGTACCCGTACGACGAGACCTTCCACGCCCAGCTGATCCGCGCCCTGCGCGCCGAAGGCCGCCCGGCCGACGCCCTCGCCGCGTACGAGAACGCGCGCCGCACCCTCGCCGACGGGCTCGGCGCCGACCCCGGGCCGGAACTGACCGCCCTGCACGCCGAACTCCTCGCCGGAACACCGCCCCGGGTGCCACGACCGGCCTCGCCCGCGTCCACGGCCCCGCGCCCCGTACCGGCTCCGACTCACGCTCATGCTCACGCTCCCACTCCCGCCCCCGAGCCCGGCAACATCCGGCCGCGGCTGACCTCGTTCGTCGGCCGCGAGCCCGAACTGGCCGCCCTCCAGGCGGACCTGGAGCACGCCCGTCTCGTCACCCTCACCGGCCCCGGCGGCTCCGGGAAGACCCGGCTCGCCGAGGAGGCCGCCCGCCAGGCCGCCGGACCCGCCGCCTGGATCGCCGAACTCGCTCCGCTCGACGACCCCGACGCCGTCCCCGGCGCGGTGCTCTCCGCGCTCGGCCTGCGCGAGACCAACCTGATCACCACCCGCGACGGCGTCCCGCTCCAGGACGACCCCACGGCCCGTCTCGTCGACCACCTGGCCGACCGTCCACTGCTGCTCGTCCTCGACAACTGCGAGCATGTCGTCGACGCCGCCGCGGCCCTCGCCGAGACCCTGCTCGCCCGCTGCCCCGGCCTGCGGATCCTCGCCACCAGCCGGGAGCCCCTCGGCGTCCCCGGCGAGACCGTCCGCCCCGTCGAACCCCTCCCGCCCGCCCCGCCCACCGGCTCTTCGCCGAACGCGCCCGCGCCGTCCGTCCCGGCTTCCGGGCCGGCTCCCCGGCCGAAGGCGCCGACGAGACCAGGGGCGCGGGCGGCCCCCACCCCATGGCCCCCACCAGCGATGACGACCTCGCCGTCGCGGAGATCTGCCGCCGTCTCGACGGTCTGCCCCTCGCCATCGAACTTGCCGCCGCCCGGCTGCGGCTCCTCACCCCGCGCCAGATCGCCGACCGCCTCGACGACCGTTTCCTTCTCCTCACCTCCGGTTCCCGCACCGTCCTGCCCCGCCAGCAGACCCTGCGCGCCGTCGTCGACTGGTCCTGGGACCTGCTCGAACCGGCCGAGCGCGATCTGCTGCGCCAGGTGTCCGTGTTTGCCGGCGGCTGGGACCTCGCCGCCGCCGAGGCCCTGA